Proteins from one Ananas comosus cultivar F153 linkage group 5, ASM154086v1, whole genome shotgun sequence genomic window:
- the LOC109710471 gene encoding RGG repeats nuclear RNA binding protein A-like has protein sequence MATANPFDLLGDDDNDDPSQLIATQQQKIAAQQQKIAPKKPAAAAPAKLPSKPLPPQQAVREARDGEAPRRGGAGRGGPPQRGRGGRGGGIGSNRDFGQNDANGFPSNVGGGGGEDLDSSRPSERGRGGYRPSYRGGRRGGYGNREAEGDSEQPPRRMYERRSGTGRGYEVKRDGAGRGNWGTTNDDMIAQVNENVGINEKAVVPEKQSEQDGEPALDANKDKEGAENEDKEKEPEDKEMTLEEYEKIKEEKRKALLVMKAQERKVEFDKDFQSMKQLSIKKDNDDIFIKLGSDKDAGKKRDNDRDERVKKSLSINEFLKPGEGEEYYKPGGRGRGRGRGSFRGGFGGSNTSSHAAPAIEDPGQFPTLGGK, from the exons ATGGCCACCGCTAACCCCTTCGATCTCCTCGgagacgacgacaacgacgacccCTCGCAATTGATCGCTACGCAGCAGCAGAAGATCGCCGCGCAGCAGCAGAAGATCGCCCCCAAGAAGCCTGCGGCCGCTGCTCCAGCGAAGCTCCCCTCGAAGCCGCTCCCTCCTCAACAAGCAG TGAGAGAGGCAAGAGATGGTGAGGCGCCGAGACGAGGTGGTGCGGGCCGTGGTGGGCCGCCGCAGCGTGGGAGGGGTGGGCGAGGAGGTGGGATTGGATCAAATCGGGATTTTGGGCAAAATGATGCCAATGGCTTTCCTAGTAATGttggtggaggtggtggtgaaGATTTAGATAGCAGTAGGCCCTCAGAGAGGGGGCGAGGCGGCTATCGGCCTTCTTATCGTGGCGGCAGGCGTGGTGGGTACGGGAACAGAGAGGCTGAAGGCGATTCTGAACAGCCGCCTCGGAGAATGTACGAACGAAGGAGCGGAACCGGCCGTGGGTACGAGGTTAAGCGTGATGGAGCTGGAAGGGGTAACTGGGGAACCACCAATGATGATATGATTGCACA GGTAAATGAAAATGTGGGCATCAATGAGAAGGCTGTTGTTCCTGAGAAGCAGTCAGAGCAGGATGGTGAGCCAGCACTCGATGCAAATAAGGATAAGGAAGGTGCGGAGAATGAAGATAAGGAGAAGGAACCAGAGGATAAG GAAATGACTCTAGAGGAATATGAGAAAATAAAGGAGGAAAAGCGAAAAGCCTTACTTGTAATGAAGGCTCAAGAGAGGAAGGTTGAATTTGACAAGGATTTCCAGTCTATGAAGCAGCTTTCAATAAAGAAAGACAATGATGATATCTTCATAAAATTG GGTTCTGACAAGGATGCTGGTAAGAAAAGAGATAACGATCGGGATGAAAGGgttaaaaag TCTCTGAGTATCAATGAGTTTTTGAAGcccggagagggagaggaataCTACAAACCAGGTGGCCGTGGCCGAGGCCGTGGTAGGGGTTCATTCAGAGGTGGTTTTGGTGGCAGCAACACGAGCTCTCATGCGGCCCCTGCAATAGAGGATCCCGGGCAATTCCCCACACTTGGTGGTAAGTAG